The Coffea arabica cultivar ET-39 chromosome 2c, Coffea Arabica ET-39 HiFi, whole genome shotgun sequence genome includes the window TAAAACCGTCGGCTTTCTACCCCCTAAAGAATCCGTTACCGCCAGCCGTTCGTTTAAAAGCAGGTCTGCTTCcaactttcaattttttttttttgtttttttataaaCAAAGCTGACAATGGAATAATTGTGCGCGCGTTACACAACAATGATCTGCCTTCCATTTGTTCGACAAAATGCCCGAGATAGCTGTCCGTAGAAAATCTATGACTAGTGGTAGTATTTCTACAATTAATTTTTGATCTCCTCTAGTATCTTTCAAATGGCTTCTTCTATGGATTTTCAAGTTTTGTATAGGGGTGAATTTTCATGTGGGCTTGAAAAAATTGGATTGTAAGTGACCAAGTTATTGCTGATAAAGTAATGCGCCTGAGGAGAAGAATATACAGGCTAAAAAACTTATAGTATTTGTCTTTCTCTTGATGAAATCTAGGATGCACTTTCTTCTCTTCCCTTTGAAAAATACGGTAGTAAGTATATGGTCGAATTACTTGTGATTAGATGATagtgaatttaaaattttcaagtgGATGAAAGTGAATTGGAATTAGAGAAGTGCTGTACAGATTTTGAGTGAGCTGGTTTAAGATATTTGAGTTAGTATTCGTTTTATGGAATTGCTAAAGAAGCCCTTTATTTATCCCATTCATTACATAAATAATTCGATAACTTAATTATATTCAGCTCATACGGAATCATTGGTGATGATGTCAATTTGAAATAGGAAGCTCTTTAGTCAAGTCCATTGACTACATTGGTTaacaaataatattttttttgttaggaCCATCAGCTGTTGAGTCATGAATGAGCGTAATTTTCTTTCTATTGACAAAATCATCTTATTGCAAGGCAGTCTCTGCCAAAATGGTGGACTTCAGGCTTATCAGAAAAGAGATATGTTAGAGACATAAGGCAAGTGTCCAAAAGTATAGATTGCAGTTATGGGTACCAAGTTAATGATGAAATGGCCAAAGCAAATAACAGCATCCTTTGTTGAGCAGCTGATTCTAGCAGAAAAGGATTTACAGAAAGCAATAATGATATTTGATGCAGCAACTGCTGAGTACAGTCATGGATTTAAGCATGACAATAGTACTTTTGGCATCATGATTTCTAGATTACTCTCTTCTAACCACTTCAAGTCAGCAGAAGAAATGCTTGGTAGAATGAAGAATGAAAAGTGCAAGATTAGTGAAGATCTCTTCCTCAGCCTATTTCGAGCTTATGGTCGGGTGCACAAGCCTCTTGAGGTTATAAGGATTTTTGAAATGATGAAGGAGTATGATTGTGAGCCAACTGAAAAGTCTTATTTTACAGTGTTCTCCATTCTTGTTGATGAGAACCAGTTAAAGACAGCTTTAAGATTTTATAAGTATATGAGGAAAATGAGTATTCCTCCTACTGTTGCTTCACTAAATATCCTGATTAAAGCCCTTTGCAAGAACATTGGAACAATTGACTCTGCACTTAACATTTTCCTTGAGATGCCCAAGCGTGGATTCACTCCAGATTCATACACATATGGTACTCTGATCAATGGGTTTTGTCAGCTGGGGAAGATCAGTGAAGCAAAAGAACTTTTTGACGAGATGAATGCAAGTGGCTGTTCACCAAATGTTGTCACTTATAGTTGTTTAATTCGAGGCCTATGCCAGTCAAAGAAGATGGATGAAGCCATGTCATTGCTTGTGGAGATGAAGAGTAAAGGAATTGAGCCTAATTTGTTCACTTACGGTGCTCTCATGGATGGTCATTGTAAATCTGGACAGTCTTCAGATGCCATGAAGCTCCTTGAGATGATGATTAGCAAACGCCAGGCACCTAACATGGTAATTTACAGTACCTTAATACATGGTCTCTGTAAGGAAGGTAAACTTGGTGAAGCTTTGGAGATTTTTGATCGGATGAAACTTCAGGGGTTGAAACCTGATGCGGGTTTGTATTGGAAAATTATTAATGGTTTTTGTGATATCAGCAAGTTCCTGGACGCGGCAAACTTTCTTGATGAAATGGTTCTTGGTGGAATCTCTCCTAATAGAGTAACTTGGAGCCTTCATACCAAAATTCATAACACAGTTGTCCTGGGCCTTTGCAAGATTGATTTAAATCGAGCTTTTCAAATGTATCTAAGCATGCGCTCTAGAGGAATTTCGGTTGAGGCAAAAACCTTTGGGTCTCTTGTTgattctttttgcatgaaaaaggACCTAAAGAAAGCTTCTCGAGTTCTTGATGAGATGGTGGTTGATGGATGCATACCTGAGGAAGCAACTTGGAGCGCTATATTAACTGGGTTTTGGGACAAAAAAAAGGTTCATGAAGCTGCTAAGTTGGTACAGACACAGATACTGGGAAACTTATAGTGGCAGGCATGTGATATCTAGTTCTTTTCATGCCAGGTAATGACTATATATGTCCTTCTTCCAACATTTAAATCTGCTTCAAAATAAAGGAATGATGTTCTTGGCACTACACTACCTCTGAAAGCAAATATTTAGTGAAATTGCACACATCAGTTATATCTTAACCCTCCATGCTTCATAGGCTTGTAGAACATGGTTGAACTCATACTTGGTAGCCCTGAATATCTCATTGATTTGCCTTTTCCTCCTTTTGTTCTTCTAGTGTCCATTATTAAACTTGAATATGGAATTCTGAACCACAAATCATGTGTCTTATCTGCTGAGTTGAGGATATGAATGAAACTGGGTGAAACTTAAAGAGGACAGACTTTCAATTGGCAAAAACTTTTACATTTGTAAATTGACTCTGGTGCTCAGAATATCAAGCAAAatggggaagaaagaaaaagagaatgcATCCCTGGGTTGTAAGTCGCCTTCATTTTAGTGGCTTTCCCTGTTTTATGTGCTCACGtttttcatttgcatttgttattagtgagaagaagaaaatgtgcATGCTTGGAATTTGATACTTTGGAATTTGAGAAAGCTACATCCTTGGAACTGGGCTATGAGTGGTTCCCTGCAATGCCATGACATAGCATTCCCATTATCAAATGTGCTTCATCTTTTTACTGGCATTACTCAGGGAGACAAGGTAATATTGCTAGGTGCAAATATTAGTTTTCTACAGTTGATTACAAGTTAACTACAAGGCAGATGCCCTGTTTCTTTGGTCATGCTTAATCACGAtcaagtaaccatggcaccctTTGTATAATAATTAAGGAAGAAAGATGTTCTTTTTGTTAAGCAAGTTTTTGCATAATAGTTGTATCAGAAGTGAAACATGTATTGTAGCTACTTAATGAACATTTACTTGGGGCGTATGAAATTTATAATTTGAATTACAGATGTCTATATGTTGCAGCAGTCCTGAGTTTCTTGCGACTATGATGGGACAAAATGGAATTAAGATTGATGCTTAGGACACCAGCTAGAAATACTGTCTGCTGTAGGCTCAAAAACTGTTAAAAGACTGGAATGAGTAATCCTGGCGTGTATGTCTAATAAATAAATGATGGTCTTCCTAGCAGTTGAGTTGGTTTCTCTTTCTTAGCATTGTGTCTTCTGTGGTGTTGAGTTACTTCTATATTGCGTTTTTTATTTACATCGAGCTTCTTTTAGTGTAATCACAAGATTGTGTTTGCACATCTAGTCTTCAGGGATATGTACTGCTAACATCTTCTTGCTATTTGGATGATCTTTGAAGTGGATTGCTCTGCTTTACGATGGGAAACAGAAGGAAGAAACATATACATTAAGAAAGCAAACTTCTAGACCTTCAACACAAATAATTTATATTTCCACCACTCGAAACAAACTATCTATTAATTTGCAGTGAGGGGGAAGCCAATTCCATGGCGCTTGGTGGGAAACACAACAAATAACATACTGCAAATAACTCCAATTCCAACTGGCATGGCTGTGAGGAGTTCTTTGGCTTCATCTGAGGGCATTGGATAGAAGCAGTTGACAACATTTTGATTAAATAATGCAACAGCTGCAAAAACCAATATCGACATAAAGGCATGCATGAAATCTATGAATTTGAGCCTGTAGGTAGCTGCAAGTTCTGGTGGTATGGTTGCTGAACCATCAATAACCCACAAGCCGTGAAGCGTGGCAAAGCCGTAGCATAAGTTTCCCTTTTGGTCCTTGAAGCTATCTGTAAAGCTGAAAAGAAAACATGACAGCCCACAGAGAGCTATGAGGACAGCGGTCATGGATCGGCTTACTGCATCACATTCTCCTTGGTTTGTGAAGATGGGTGATAGGAGCTGAAAAGCAAGAACGGATCCAGTTGGTAAAAGATTTGCCAGATGGGctgtactttgaaatgtttgacTTATAGCTTTCTGTACAAGGGTCTTTTCTACTTCTGGAACCAGGAGGGGAGCCCTTTCTTCAGCGAGATCCCTAGATGACTCATTTTCCACCTTAATCTCAACCATTATTTAGAATCTTTACTTACTCCTCCGTTGATGCTAGTCTGGCATCCATAGCAGGTTTTGGTTTAGGTTGATGCATTTATAAGTGATAGAAAGATGCAATTGAGTGGAAGAAAAGGGAGTAAATGTAGCGAAAGATGCCTTGCAAGAACAAGTAAACATTAACAGCTTcaccaaaattctggaattagAGTTCTGCTTTCAAGTTTGGAATTAGAGTTACGAATATACGGTATATAAAAGTGGCTTCAGTTACAAGCATAAGCTTCCATAGCCGCCAAGGAATTGATATTTTAGAATTTTGGTCTGGTCTTCAGAAATTAGTCCGAGTGTGGTGTAAAAGTTTTGCTCTCttcgccccccccccccccacttCTCTCTCTATAAATTGTATCAGGCATGCTAGACTTTCTCTTATTTGCACAAGAAGAAACGTTTAGAAAGTGCGTCGGGTACGGCTGAGGATTTTGTTGCTTGATTCCAACTTGAAAGTCTTCTTTAGTTAAAAGGAATGCTGTCGTGATTTATATGCTGCCTTTATCCACACTTCTTCTTCCTGTTATTGCGCAAGGAAATGCTGATACCTTTTACGTTACTCTGTTGGGCTGGTTCTTGCATGTTCAAGACTCAGCCAGCACATTATAAACGTCATCCTTCAAATATTCACGGCCTGGTCAGAACGAATTCATGATCTTTTATGCTTCTTAACACCCCAATTTATAGCAATTTTCTCGAAACGGGTTTTCTGATCTGACAACTGCCCGTGGCAGAAAGTTTTAAACTTGTcatgctttctttcttttttgcgtTTCTGGTTTGAATTCTCAACTTCGGTATCTCAGGCAGTGTTTTGGCGACAGAAAGATCTCAAAGtcttccccttttttctttagGAAAATGTCAGAGAGGAGGCCATGTAGTCCACTTCGAATACGGCAGGCCTTTAAAAATGCACTGTCAATTACAAAGGAACACAACTATCATTAAGTTAAAAATCCATTTATTGCTTTTTTGAGTATCCATTTATTGATAATTAACTAATTCCAACATAGTGTGTGCATTCTCCAGTAGAAAGTTGCAATTGTTGTCACTCATAGGTGCAAAAATTATAATGTTAGCTTATTAAACTTGTTCATCTTTTCGAGCATTTTTTTCACGGGCACTATTATTCACCATGTGATCAGAAAGTTGCCTTGTATAAATAGAAATATCAGATGcttaaattttgataaaatgaatTCTGATTTTAATTCAATATTCTTATCTTCAGCTTCTTCTTGTTCTAAATTTGGTGTCATTTCATTTTATAATCAGTCTTACAAGATAAGTAATTAAGTGTAATCAAACCGCAattgaaatgaataaaactTTTGGAGTTGTGATGAGGAAAGATCATCAGCAAGAAGATTAAGAATCAATTTTGGTCACCAAAAAGTGAGCCTGTTAAATATGAACAGATGAAAGGTTAATTTAAAACCCACAAAGAGGCCCGATCCAGAGTCACTTAAATTCTGGAACATAAAACCAAAAAATTGGACCTTtctaatttgttcaagactttCAAGGAGCAGGCTTCAAATATGAGGGCTAAAGGCCCATCACTTGGAAAATGCAGTGCAAAGGTTCTGAAACCACGCGGTTTTGTATCAAGTCCTCTCTCCCTAAACCCTCTATGTTTATCTTAGAATGGCAACTACTAGATTAGTCTAGTGATTGGGGAAGAGCTCT containing:
- the LOC140004093 gene encoding pentatricopeptide repeat-containing protein At5g46100-like, giving the protein MGTKLMMKWPKQITASFVEQLILAEKDLQKAIMIFDAATAEYSHGFKHDNSTFGIMISRLLSSNHFKSAEEMLGRMKNEKCKISEDLFLSLFRAYGRVHKPLEVIRIFEMMKEYDCEPTEKSYFTVFSILVDENQLKTALRFYKYMRKMSIPPTVASLNILIKALCKNIGTIDSALNIFLEMPKRGFTPDSYTYGTLINGFCQLGKISEAKELFDEMNASGCSPNVVTYSCLIRGLCQSKKMDEAMSLLVEMKSKGIEPNLFTYGALMDGHCKSGQSSDAMKLLEMMISKRQAPNMVIYSTLIHGLCKEGKLGEALEIFDRMKLQGLKPDAGLYWKIINGFCDISKFLDAANFLDEMVLGGISPNRVTWSLHTKIHNTVVLGLCKIDLNRAFQMYLSMRSRGISVEAKTFGSLVDSFCMKKDLKKASRVLDEMVVDGCIPEEATWSAILTGFWDKKKVHEAAKLVQTQILGNL
- the LOC113726076 gene encoding protein DMP6 — its product is MVEIKVENESSRDLAEERAPLLVPEVEKTLVQKAISQTFQSTAHLANLLPTGSVLAFQLLSPIFTNQGECDAVSRSMTAVLIALCGLSCFLFSFTDSFKDQKGNLCYGFATLHGLWVIDGSATIPPELAATYRLKFIDFMHAFMSILVFAAVALFNQNVVNCFYPMPSDEAKELLTAMPVGIGVICSMLFVVFPTKRHGIGFPLTAN